The Polyangium mundeleinium genome contains the following window.
GGGTTCGCTTCCGGCACGACCCGCGTCGTGTTCGATCCGCAATGCACCTCTCCGTCGTTGCGGTGGTAGAGGTTCCAGTTCTCGATGAAGCTCACCGTGATGCCGTAAGGCTTGAACGCCTCGACGAGCTGCGCCTCGAAAATGTCCTGCCCGTTGATGTTCGGGCCGTGGGGCTTCGGCGGGCCGAAGACGGTGTCCGAGAGGTAGATGCCGTTCACCGTGCCCGGCTGGTAGGCGACCGAGTAGCCCTGCGCCGGCTGGTGCAAGAACGGGATGTGGATGATCTCGGCGTCCGTGATGCCCGTCTCCTGCTTCAGCACCTCGAGCTGCCCAGCGACCTCGACCGCGGACGACGCGCTCTCGTTCATCACGTCGGGATCGTTCAGCACCTCGTCGATCGTGACCTCCGCAGGCGAGTTCCCCCACCAGTATTTGCCGACGAACATGCGCACGCTGCCGTGGCCGGCCGCCTTTGCCTCCTCGAGCATCGTCTTTGCGAGCGCCGCGTCGTTCAGGCCGAGCGCCCAGCCGCGCGGCGTGTTGGCTTTCACGAACGTCGTCGTCTCGTCGACGTGCCCGACCAGGAGCCACTCCGTGTCGATGTTGATCATAGGCTGCGCGTTCTGCGCGCTCACCATGCGATCGAAGCTCTTGTCCGGGTAGTACGTGGGCGTGGAGCCGCGCAGCACCCGCCCGTTCGGGTAGCTCTTCCCGTTGTGGGTGAACGGCGGCACGGTCTCCAGGTTCCCGAACGAGTTCAGCGAATCCATCCCGTTCGAGTGCTGCGGATCGAACTGCGCGAGGCCGGCGATGTCCTTGCCGCGGAGCGCGAACACGATCCGCCCGGCGCTGCGCAGGCTGCCCGTGTGGTTCGCCGAGCGGAAGTTCACGTGCATCACGTGTTGCTTGCCGTCCGCGCCGGGCATCGAGGTGTACGCGGTCTCGAAGTAGTCCTGCGTCCACTGATCCGAGCTCGTGTGCTCGTAGAGCGGCTCGGCGAGGCCCGCCGTCTGCATGGCCGCCTTCAGGTCGTTGCGGAACGCGGTCGACGCGGCGTCCCCCTGGACGTTCGCCGCGTAGATCGTGCGTGCGGGATCAAGGTGGTGGCGGAAGAGCACCGGCGCCACGCGGAGCCGCACGGTGTCCTTCGCCTCCGGCATCGGCGTGCCCGCGGGAT
Protein-coding sequences here:
- a CDS encoding protein-arginine deiminase family protein, with protein sequence MRRRWTWLFAATLSGAALAAGCGGDDENLGLASGPGVGGGAGQGGNGQGGNGQGGMGQGGQGGGGPKGPVDLRADVNRNGTIDLDDPTEDQGEDTWDAAHGAIFLANVDDDQDQCPAGGQNDAQLIGCNDAADTVVNGEDDLADLARIVAAPWPEAYADASGTLTVSAPEQVRLFRKTEAGAFELFDPATKLGQADLAAGVELAIEARDIVRDTAVWDGFVDVSLTVTGTDPAGTPMPEAKDTVRLRVAPVLFRHHLDPARTIYAANVQGDAASTAFRNDLKAAMQTAGLAEPLYEHTSSDQWTQDYFETAYTSMPGADGKQHVMHVNFRSANHTGSLRSAGRIVFALRGKDIAGLAQFDPQHSNGMDSLNSFGNLETVPPFTHNGKSYPNGRVLRGSTPTYYPDKSFDRMVSAQNAQPMINIDTEWLLVGHVDETTTFVKANTPRGWALGLNDAALAKTMLEEAKAAGHGSVRMFVGKYWWGNSPAEVTIDEVLNDPDVMNESASSAVEVAGQLEVLKQETGITDAEIIHIPFLHQPAQGYSVAYQPGTVNGIYLSDTVFGPPKPHGPNINGQDIFEAQLVEAFKPYGITVSFIENWNLYHRNDGEVHCGSNTTRVVPEANPWWEGAL